One genomic segment of Helianthus annuus cultivar XRQ/B chromosome 14, HanXRQr2.0-SUNRISE, whole genome shotgun sequence includes these proteins:
- the LOC110904629 gene encoding trypsin inhibitor DE-3-like gives MKSTILSYAAFLLVLIFATQSIPPTTGAKDFVYDVTGEKVLNDAPYSIGPVIWAKGGGIKLTDTKNNKKICPSYVVQDPAEVNKGGKFLFTLISDNEKHEKYLQTSHILGIDSGRPKNGSCEKWTFWQISDPEAKPPSSLVTTGGTIDDGPTCFQVVDYPKPTSSKVHSYMLQHCPYYCGGTPPVRCYNVSLYQDKGTRHLSVSRGTPFEFVFQKAK, from the coding sequence ATGAAGTCAACAATACTCTCTTATGCTGCCTTCCTTCTCGTCCTCATCTTCGCTACACAATCAATCCCCCCTACCACTGGTGCTAAAGATTTCGTATATGATGTTACGGGGGAAAAGGTGTTGAACGATGCTCCCTACTCCATTGGTCCAGTGATCTGGGCTAAGGGTGGCGGAATCAAGTTAACTGACACAAAAAACAATAAGAAAATTTGCCCATCATATGTAGTGCAGGATCCTGCTGAGGTTAACAAAGGTGGCAAGTTCCTCTTTACTCTCATCTCTGATaatgaaaaacatgaaaaatatcTCCAAACATCACACATTCTTGGTATTGACTCGGGGCGACCCAAGAATGGTTCGTGTGAAAAGTGGACCTTTTGGCAGATCTCCGACCCTGAAGCAAAGCCACCTTCTTCCTTGGTTACAACAGGCGGGACCATTGATGATGGCCCTACATGTTTTCAGGTTGTTGATTATCCTAAGCCAACAAGTTCAAAGGTGCATAGCTACATGCTTCAACATTGTCCCTATTATTGTGGAGGCACCCCTCCTGTTCGTTGCTATAACGTAAGCCTTTACCAAGATAAAGGGACTAGACATCTAAGTGTTTCTCGTGGTACTCCTTTTGAGTTTGTGTTTCAAAAGGCAAAGTAA